From a single Capsicum annuum cultivar UCD-10X-F1 chromosome 12, UCD10Xv1.1, whole genome shotgun sequence genomic region:
- the LOC107850748 gene encoding uncharacterized protein LOC107850748, with translation MPCNDPWHTVDYILIPICVYGHWILAILSFKDRIIYIYDSMRGARHDAKIRSAVEPFAIVIPYFLSSTDFYRKKQDLNVNQPHYSDKSPLQPLDIQFVDGLPIQYAADCGIYLVSFAEYFIHNIQIPRDDFNVCQHRHRLACLLWKYGRMKQLEEAESDSEFSKCLFKIRKL, from the exons ATGCCATGTAATGATCCTTGGCATACAGTCGATTATATTTTGATTCCTATATGTGTTTATGGACATTGGATTTTGGCAATTCTCTCTTTTAAAGATAGAATTATCTATATTTATGATTCTATGAGAGGTGCAAGACATGATGCGAAAATACGATCAGCTGTTGAACCTTTTGCCATTGTGATTCCTTACTTTCTTTCTAGCACAGACTTTTATAGGAAAAAGCAAGATTTGAATGTCAATCAACCCCATTATTCTGACAAATCACCTCTTCAGCCTTTGGACATACAATTTGTTGATGGATTGCCTATTCAATATGCTGC GGATTGTGGAATTTACTTGGTCTCATTTGCTGAATATTTCATTCACAATATTCAGATTCCAAGGGATGATTTTAATGTTTGTCAAcatcgacatagattggcttgtTTATTGTGGAAATATGGGCGTATGAAGCAATTGGAAGAGGCGGAAAGTGATTCAGAGTTCTCAAAATGTCTTTTTAAGATAAGAAAGTTGTAA